One stretch of Ornithinimicrobium ciconiae DNA includes these proteins:
- a CDS encoding ATP-dependent DNA helicase UvrD2 has product MTLPVGAVEGRPASADDILSGLDPEQHAVAATPTGPMCVLAGAGTGKTRAITHRIAYGVWSGTYHAHQVLAVTFTARAAGEMRTRLRSLGVPGVQARTFHAAALRQLQYFWPQAVGGAPPEVVAQKAPAVAEAAGRLRLRLDRPALRDLASEIEWAKVNLITPQNYPQEVAGKRDGVAGLDPTAVARLMSTYEDVKGERHTIDFEDVLLLMVGILDAHPRIAASVRDQYRHFVVDEYQDVNPVQQQLLDLWLGGRQEICVVGDPAQTIYSFTGASPTHLLEFPRRHPKATVVRLVRNYRSSPQIVQVANLVLGAGARGGIELRAEGAAGPAPGVTAYPDDMAEAAGVADAIRELIGTGTPASQIAVLFRTNAQSQAVESALASRDVPYLVRGGERFFSRTEVRQALLLLRGASRGDSGSAPLGTAVRDVIGGAGWSPEPPAAGAASRERWESLEALANLADDLSASEPELRIAGFVAELDRRATEQHAPTVQGVTLASLHAAKGLEWDAVFLIGCSEGLMPISMAEGAERIEEERRLLYVGLTRARRDLRLSWAAARGAGGRAGRKPTRFLQPAARVLGMTTGPGSRPSAPAARKPRRPKNCRTCGAVLESAAERKIGRCADCPPTYDEATFDRLRAWRLEISREQEVPAFVVFTDATLTAIAETGPDSVDALSQIPGVGPRKLALYGDDVLTVLAGQEVVHTSRKDS; this is encoded by the coding sequence GTGACCCTGCCCGTCGGGGCAGTCGAGGGCCGGCCCGCCTCTGCCGACGACATCCTGAGCGGCCTGGACCCCGAGCAGCATGCGGTCGCCGCCACCCCGACGGGGCCGATGTGTGTGCTGGCCGGCGCCGGGACCGGCAAGACCCGCGCCATCACCCACCGCATCGCGTATGGCGTGTGGTCCGGCACCTACCACGCCCACCAGGTGCTGGCGGTCACCTTCACCGCCCGCGCCGCCGGTGAGATGCGCACGCGGCTGCGCTCGCTGGGCGTGCCTGGTGTCCAGGCCCGCACCTTCCACGCCGCAGCCCTGCGTCAGCTGCAGTATTTCTGGCCCCAGGCTGTCGGCGGCGCGCCGCCAGAGGTCGTTGCCCAGAAGGCGCCTGCGGTGGCCGAGGCCGCGGGCCGTCTGCGGCTGCGTCTGGACCGACCGGCCCTGCGCGACCTTGCGTCGGAGATCGAGTGGGCCAAGGTCAACCTGATCACCCCACAGAACTATCCGCAGGAGGTGGCCGGAAAGCGGGACGGGGTCGCCGGCCTGGACCCGACGGCGGTCGCCCGCCTCATGAGCACCTATGAGGACGTCAAGGGTGAGCGGCACACCATCGACTTCGAGGATGTCCTCCTGCTCATGGTCGGCATCCTGGACGCGCACCCCAGGATCGCGGCCTCGGTGCGTGACCAGTACCGGCACTTCGTCGTCGACGAATATCAGGACGTCAACCCGGTGCAGCAGCAACTCCTCGACCTCTGGCTCGGTGGGCGCCAGGAGATCTGCGTGGTCGGTGACCCGGCACAGACCATCTACTCCTTCACCGGTGCCTCGCCCACGCACCTCCTGGAGTTCCCACGACGCCACCCCAAGGCCACGGTGGTCCGCCTGGTGCGCAACTACCGGTCCTCACCGCAGATCGTCCAGGTGGCCAATCTCGTGCTCGGCGCCGGAGCCCGTGGTGGGATCGAGCTGCGGGCGGAGGGTGCGGCCGGCCCCGCGCCCGGAGTCACGGCATACCCCGATGACATGGCCGAGGCTGCCGGTGTGGCAGACGCAATCCGCGAGCTCATCGGCACCGGCACTCCCGCCAGCCAGATCGCGGTCCTCTTTCGCACCAACGCGCAGTCCCAGGCGGTGGAGTCCGCGCTCGCCTCCCGCGACGTCCCCTACCTGGTGCGCGGTGGCGAGCGGTTCTTCTCGCGCACCGAGGTCCGTCAGGCACTGTTGCTGCTGCGCGGGGCCAGCCGTGGGGACAGTGGTAGCGCACCACTGGGCACGGCCGTGCGCGACGTCATCGGCGGCGCCGGGTGGAGCCCGGAGCCGCCAGCGGCCGGCGCGGCGAGCCGGGAGCGCTGGGAGTCGTTGGAAGCGCTGGCCAACCTGGCCGATGATCTCTCCGCGTCGGAGCCGGAGCTGCGGATCGCCGGGTTCGTCGCCGAACTGGACCGCCGAGCCACCGAGCAGCACGCCCCGACCGTGCAGGGAGTGACCCTCGCCTCGCTGCACGCGGCCAAGGGGCTGGAGTGGGATGCCGTCTTCCTCATCGGGTGCAGCGAGGGACTCATGCCGATCTCCATGGCCGAGGGCGCAGAGCGGATCGAGGAGGAGCGACGGCTGCTGTATGTCGGGCTCACCCGGGCACGCCGAGACCTGCGGCTGAGTTGGGCAGCCGCACGGGGAGCTGGAGGGCGGGCCGGACGCAAACCAACACGCTTCCTGCAGCCGGCCGCCCGGGTGCTGGGGATGACCACCGGTCCGGGCAGTCGGCCCTCGGCTCCCGCTGCGCGCAAACCCCGTCGACCCAAGAACTGCCGGACCTGTGGTGCGGTGCTCGAGTCGGCGGCCGAGCGCAAGATCGGTCGGTGCGCTGACTGCCCGCCCACCTACGACGAGGCAACCTTCGACCGATTGCGGGCCTGGCGACTCGAGATTTCCCGGGAGCAGGAGGTCCCCGCCTTCGTCGTCTTCACGGACGCGACACTGACCGCCATCGCCGAGACCGGCCCGGACTCGGTGGACGCGCTGTCGCAGATCCCGGGCGTGGGACCGCGCAAACTGGCGCTCTATGGGGACGATGTCCTCACTGTTCTTGCAGGCCAGGAGGTTGTTCACACTTCAAGGAAAGATTCTTGA
- a CDS encoding WhiB family transcriptional regulator, with translation MSVSTHADVMDVEDTAPSSPWLVGGPATDPDRLPCREHPADLWFAELPEDVETAKALCGDCPIRALCLQQALERSEPWGVWGGQLVLQGVVVPRKRRRGRPRKNPVAA, from the coding sequence ATGAGCGTGTCAACCCACGCAGACGTCATGGACGTCGAGGACACCGCACCATCGTCCCCCTGGTTGGTCGGGGGACCAGCCACCGACCCGGACCGGCTCCCGTGCCGGGAGCACCCAGCGGACCTGTGGTTCGCCGAGCTGCCCGAGGACGTCGAGACCGCCAAGGCCCTCTGCGGCGACTGCCCCATCAGGGCGCTCTGCCTGCAGCAGGCCTTGGAGCGCAGCGAACCGTGGGGCGTGTGGGGCGGACAACTCGTCCTCCAAGGTGTCGTGGTGCCGCGCAAGCGGCGCCGCGGACGCCCCCGCAAGAACCCTGTCGCCGCGTGA
- a CDS encoding TOMM precursor leader peptide-binding protein — protein sequence MCPMVRLRPTARPVRRGPGEVQFGLAPGHGIVLAGLSEAESDLLLSLAGDAGTSRDAALARRFGVPQSRVDQFVNTLRAHHLLMDAGDAARLAPVQEPPLLAVPGAGPIVERIRQEFVDAGCRVTAHGDPGVERTELVVLCALDALTPDAGRAWQAAGTAQVPVVLRADAVVIGPLIHPGKSPCLRCLDLHRRDRDGAWPRILSQLACDTDDLTSLVAAPETQAAAVAALVVMVALESLISPQPAVGISWQISLPWPDVRTRRWERHPHCPCLSEPSRR from the coding sequence ATGTGCCCGATGGTCCGACTCCGCCCCACCGCCCGACCCGTGCGCCGCGGTCCCGGCGAGGTCCAGTTTGGCCTGGCACCAGGCCACGGGATCGTCCTCGCGGGGCTGAGCGAGGCCGAGTCCGACCTGTTGCTGTCACTCGCCGGTGACGCGGGCACCTCCCGCGACGCGGCCCTCGCTCGTCGGTTCGGGGTTCCCCAGTCTCGGGTGGACCAGTTCGTCAACACCCTGCGCGCACACCACCTGCTGATGGATGCGGGTGATGCTGCTCGGCTGGCACCGGTCCAGGAGCCACCACTGCTCGCCGTACCAGGAGCCGGGCCGATCGTGGAACGCATCCGGCAGGAGTTTGTGGACGCCGGGTGCCGGGTGACCGCACACGGGGACCCGGGTGTCGAACGGACCGAACTGGTCGTCCTCTGTGCGCTCGACGCCCTCACCCCGGACGCGGGGCGGGCGTGGCAGGCGGCCGGCACCGCCCAGGTGCCGGTGGTGCTGCGGGCGGACGCCGTCGTCATCGGCCCCCTGATCCATCCCGGGAAGTCACCCTGCTTGCGCTGCCTGGACCTGCACCGTCGAGACCGGGACGGCGCCTGGCCGCGCATCCTGTCTCAACTTGCCTGTGACACAGACGATCTGACCAGCCTGGTTGCCGCTCCTGAGACGCAGGCTGCGGCGGTTGCGGCACTCGTTGTCATGGTGGCGCTGGAGTCCCTCATCTCGCCCCAACCCGCCGTCGGGATCTCGTGGCAGATCTCCCTGCCCTGGCCGGACGTGCGCACCCGCCGGTGGGAGCGACACCCGCACTGCCCGTGCCTGTCAGAGCCGTCGAGACGTTGA
- a CDS encoding DUF5679 domain-containing protein codes for MAETNETYQGEFYCVKCKEKREAEGRVVETNGRRMAKGVCPVCGTNLNRILGKAASA; via the coding sequence ATGGCTGAGACCAACGAGACCTACCAGGGCGAGTTCTACTGCGTGAAGTGCAAGGAGAAGCGCGAGGCTGAGGGTCGTGTGGTGGAGACCAACGGCCGTCGCATGGCCAAGGGCGTGTGCCCGGTGTGTGGCACCAACCTCAACCGGATCCTCGGCAAGGCCGCCAGCGCCTGA
- a CDS encoding M48 metallopeptidase family protein, with protein MTRRPLGHDSRVPSDPDQPPVEIRRSARRRRTVSARMEAGTFVVLMPTGLTREQEQGHVEDLLARHLRAQARRRLERADLMGRAMALSERYLDGRARPVSVTWVTNQLRRWGSCSPATGAIRLSTDLERMPSWVVDSVIIHELAHLLEANHGPRFKALVHRYERYDEATTFLQGVAFGMGRQIPADDADGDLDT; from the coding sequence ATGACCCGCAGACCCCTTGGCCACGACAGCCGCGTGCCGTCAGACCCGGATCAGCCGCCGGTCGAGATCAGGCGAAGCGCGCGTCGGCGGCGCACCGTGTCCGCCCGGATGGAGGCCGGCACCTTCGTGGTGCTGATGCCGACGGGGCTGACGCGCGAGCAGGAGCAGGGGCACGTGGAGGACCTGCTCGCCCGACACCTGCGAGCCCAGGCGCGGCGACGTCTGGAGCGGGCCGACCTGATGGGCCGGGCGATGGCGCTGTCCGAGCGCTATCTCGACGGCCGGGCGAGGCCGGTCTCGGTCACCTGGGTGACCAACCAGCTGCGCCGGTGGGGCTCCTGCAGCCCAGCAACGGGTGCGATTCGCCTGTCCACGGACCTGGAGCGGATGCCGTCCTGGGTGGTGGACAGCGTCATCATCCATGAGTTGGCCCATTTGCTGGAGGCCAATCACGGCCCCAGATTCAAGGCCCTCGTGCACCGTTACGAGCGCTATGACGAGGCGACGACCTTCCTCCAGGGCGTCGCCTTCGGCATGGGACGGCAGATCCCGGCAGACGACGCCGACGGTGACCTCGACACGTGA
- a CDS encoding zinc-dependent metalloprotease → MPDETNPEAPGPDENDTGGNEPMGFRGRGEAGSGSPSGGPGEHRSDAGSSPGEGSPDNTGADPLGALFGGDLPPELREQLESMGLGQIDPAMMQMVQAQVQAMMAGSDDGRAVNRDVATDAARKTVAAVGDQSISEATVRDVEQVVQVATLWLDQVTDLAPPEGRARALSRAEWVELSTPAWQTLTEPVAAGVAAAMTGAMQEQLRELGDGELPQIPGLPAGVDPRTLLGQIEPMMRRMSAGMFGAQVGQAIGTLATETVSGTEVGLPLLSGEVVALLPANVAAFAEGLAIDTGEVHLYLAVREAARVRLFAAVSWLGPQLMTAVQDYARDIRFDTDGIEQAVRSVDPNDPQAMQEALAGSLFSPEPSEAQRAALTRLETYLALVEGWVDTVAGRATEQHLPHAQALAEAVRRRRATGGPAEKTFASLVGLELRPRRLRDAANLWAALESEAGPAARDRAWEHPDLAPGAADLDDPLGFVARVTSTDTDDTNLDEELQRLLRDEES, encoded by the coding sequence GTGCCGGACGAGACGAATCCCGAGGCCCCGGGCCCCGACGAGAACGACACCGGAGGCAACGAGCCCATGGGTTTCCGTGGGCGCGGTGAGGCTGGCTCCGGGTCGCCCTCAGGTGGCCCAGGAGAACACCGCAGCGACGCTGGCTCTTCCCCTGGCGAAGGCAGCCCTGACAACACCGGCGCCGACCCCCTCGGGGCCCTCTTCGGTGGAGACCTGCCGCCGGAGCTGCGCGAGCAGCTGGAGTCCATGGGTCTGGGTCAGATCGACCCCGCCATGATGCAGATGGTCCAGGCCCAGGTCCAGGCCATGATGGCCGGATCGGACGACGGGAGAGCGGTCAACCGTGACGTTGCCACCGACGCCGCGCGCAAGACCGTGGCTGCCGTGGGTGATCAGAGCATCTCGGAGGCCACGGTCCGTGATGTGGAACAGGTCGTGCAGGTCGCCACGCTGTGGCTCGACCAGGTCACCGACCTGGCACCGCCCGAGGGGCGGGCACGGGCCCTGAGCCGGGCGGAGTGGGTTGAACTCAGCACCCCGGCCTGGCAGACCCTGACCGAGCCGGTGGCGGCCGGAGTCGCCGCCGCGATGACGGGAGCGATGCAGGAGCAGTTGCGCGAGCTCGGCGACGGTGAGCTCCCCCAGATCCCGGGCCTGCCTGCCGGGGTCGACCCGCGCACGCTGCTGGGACAGATCGAGCCGATGATGCGTCGGATGAGCGCAGGCATGTTCGGCGCACAGGTCGGTCAGGCCATCGGCACCCTCGCCACGGAGACCGTCTCGGGCACCGAGGTCGGCCTGCCGCTGCTCTCCGGCGAGGTGGTGGCGCTCCTGCCGGCCAACGTCGCCGCGTTCGCCGAGGGGTTGGCCATCGACACTGGCGAGGTGCACCTCTATCTCGCGGTCCGTGAGGCGGCCCGGGTGCGGCTGTTCGCCGCCGTGTCCTGGCTGGGTCCGCAGCTCATGACGGCGGTGCAGGACTATGCACGCGACATCCGGTTTGACACCGACGGCATCGAGCAGGCCGTGCGCTCCGTCGACCCGAACGACCCGCAGGCGATGCAGGAGGCTCTCGCCGGGTCGTTGTTCTCTCCCGAGCCGAGCGAGGCCCAACGCGCAGCACTGACCCGGCTGGAGACCTACCTCGCACTGGTCGAGGGATGGGTCGACACCGTGGCCGGACGGGCGACGGAGCAGCACCTGCCCCACGCCCAGGCTCTGGCTGAGGCGGTGCGCCGTCGCCGGGCGACGGGAGGCCCAGCAGAGAAGACGTTTGCCTCCCTCGTCGGGCTCGAGCTGCGACCCCGACGGTTGCGAGACGCTGCGAACCTGTGGGCCGCCCTGGAGTCCGAGGCGGGACCGGCCGCGCGCGACCGAGCATGGGAGCACCCTGACCTGGCCCCGGGTGCCGCCGACCTGGACGACCCGCTGGGCTTTGTCGCGCGGGTCACCTCCACCGACACCGACGACACCAACCTCGATGAGGAGCTGCAGCGGCTGCTGCGCGACGAGGAGTCCTGA
- a CDS encoding NAD-dependent epimerase/dehydratase family protein has translation MSSQMDRVRSGRSPRPLQVAVTHARSALGQAVAEQLIRAGEQVTGVDQRSGTAGGLRLRWRLTDLESPQVVDALRGIEAVVHPAHGVDLRNELAEDPQARRARMIREVQTLTVAAAAAGVSHVVVLSSAMVYGARQDNPVPLAEDSPLRSADVEGMIADLVEVEELLDTARRVHPSVRITSVRPAAIVGPGVDSIITRHFEAPRMLVLKGTEPHWQFCHVEDLGSAVATVLHDGLGPAVAVGAPGSLTQEQVEQLSGLRHVSVAPTAAHGAADRLHRLGVLPLPPTDLAYISHPWVIEPVTLLEHGWRPAYDNAACLATLLEEARTGAGATVRRLERRDAALGAAGAASAAVAVVATAALLRRRRRRT, from the coding sequence ATGAGTTCCCAGATGGACCGCGTTCGCTCTGGGCGTAGCCCGCGCCCGCTGCAGGTAGCCGTCACGCACGCTCGCTCCGCACTGGGCCAGGCGGTGGCGGAACAGCTCATCCGGGCGGGGGAGCAGGTGACCGGGGTGGACCAACGCTCCGGGACTGCCGGGGGCCTGCGCCTGCGCTGGCGGCTGACGGATCTGGAGTCCCCGCAGGTGGTCGACGCGCTGCGGGGCATCGAGGCGGTCGTGCACCCGGCCCACGGCGTCGACCTCAGGAACGAGTTGGCCGAGGACCCGCAGGCACGTCGAGCGAGGATGATCCGGGAGGTGCAGACCCTGACCGTCGCAGCGGCGGCCGCAGGGGTCAGCCATGTTGTCGTGCTCAGCAGCGCCATGGTGTATGGCGCACGCCAGGACAACCCGGTGCCGCTTGCGGAGGACAGCCCGCTGCGCTCCGCCGACGTCGAGGGGATGATCGCCGACCTCGTGGAGGTGGAGGAACTGCTCGACACGGCCCGTCGGGTCCACCCCTCGGTGCGGATCACCTCGGTGCGGCCTGCCGCCATCGTCGGGCCGGGTGTGGACAGCATCATCACGCGGCACTTCGAGGCACCGCGCATGCTGGTGCTCAAGGGCACTGAGCCACACTGGCAGTTCTGTCACGTCGAGGACCTGGGGTCGGCCGTGGCCACCGTGCTGCACGACGGTCTCGGCCCCGCCGTCGCGGTGGGAGCCCCGGGGAGCCTGACGCAGGAGCAGGTCGAGCAGCTCTCCGGGCTGCGGCACGTCTCGGTGGCACCCACAGCCGCCCACGGTGCGGCCGACCGGCTCCACCGGTTGGGCGTGCTGCCACTGCCCCCGACCGACCTGGCCTATATCTCACACCCGTGGGTCATCGAGCCGGTGACGCTGCTCGAGCACGGGTGGCGACCGGCATACGACAATGCGGCATGCCTGGCGACGCTGCTGGAGGAGGCCCGGACAGGGGCGGGCGCGACCGTCCGCCGTCTGGAGCGCCGGGATGCCGCACTCGGAGCGGCTGGCGCCGCCAGCGCTGCGGTGGCGGTCGTGGCCACCGCGGCGCTCCTGCGGCGTCGTCGACGACGGACGTGA
- a CDS encoding molybdenum cofactor biosynthesis protein MoaE — protein MTTDEQRVVRAQIVESGPSLDEVLDWVRHPEAGAVSLFVGTVRDHDGGQSGVVRLDYSAHPDAEQHLARVAEEIGRLPGVLHVAAVHRQGELAVGDTAVVCAVSAAHRAEAFEACRALIEQLKATVPIWKKQLFETGSTEWVGL, from the coding sequence GTGACAACAGACGAGCAGCGGGTGGTCCGAGCGCAGATCGTGGAGTCCGGGCCGTCCCTGGACGAGGTCCTGGACTGGGTCAGGCACCCGGAGGCCGGCGCGGTTTCCCTCTTCGTGGGCACCGTGCGGGACCACGACGGGGGTCAGAGCGGGGTCGTGCGGCTGGACTACAGCGCCCACCCCGACGCCGAGCAGCACCTGGCGCGGGTCGCCGAAGAGATCGGGCGCCTGCCGGGGGTCCTGCACGTCGCCGCAGTGCACCGCCAGGGAGAGTTGGCGGTCGGTGACACGGCCGTGGTGTGCGCGGTGTCCGCAGCGCACCGGGCGGAGGCCTTTGAGGCATGTCGGGCCCTGATCGAGCAGCTGAAGGCCACCGTGCCGATCTGGAAGAAGCAGCTGTTCGAGACCGGCTCGACCGAGTGGGTCGGTCTGTGA
- a CDS encoding YlbL family protein, with product MSYYRRPADGRRAAHPPHTRIGWTTGLALGLAVVLVIAMALLNLVTVDKVLYRPAGVHDTLGEIDGQPIVNVEGLETYETSGSLDFLTIIIDGGPRSDVTAWDWLLAELDPAVDVFDAADIYPPDVTAQEIQEENVQLMTQSQLGAAVVALRATGIEVPEEVKVGQIIKGAPAAEALEVDDQILSVDGTKIDNPEEVRVQLQEHEPGDAVSFTLLRDGEEIELDVPTGESDPDTLEPDAPPRTIIGVYLASDFDLPYEVTIDAGNVGGPSAGMMFSLAIYDKITPGPLTGGKRFAGTGTINSDGTVGGIGGIVQKMYAAERQGVDYFLAPAANCAQVVGRIPGDLEVIRIENFTQARDIVEALGEDEDITVPRCS from the coding sequence GTGAGTTACTACCGGCGTCCGGCGGATGGGCGACGTGCCGCCCACCCGCCGCACACCCGGATCGGGTGGACCACCGGGCTGGCCCTGGGGCTGGCGGTCGTGCTCGTGATCGCGATGGCGCTGCTCAACCTCGTCACCGTGGACAAGGTGCTCTATCGCCCAGCAGGGGTCCACGACACCCTCGGTGAGATCGATGGCCAGCCGATCGTGAACGTCGAGGGTCTGGAGACCTATGAGACCAGTGGCTCCCTGGACTTCCTAACCATCATCATCGACGGCGGGCCACGGTCCGACGTGACGGCCTGGGACTGGCTGCTTGCCGAGCTGGACCCGGCCGTCGACGTCTTCGATGCGGCAGACATCTATCCGCCTGACGTGACCGCGCAGGAGATCCAGGAGGAGAACGTCCAGCTGATGACCCAGTCGCAGCTCGGGGCCGCGGTGGTCGCGCTGCGCGCGACCGGGATCGAGGTGCCCGAGGAGGTCAAGGTCGGCCAGATCATTAAGGGTGCTCCGGCCGCTGAGGCTCTTGAGGTCGATGACCAGATCCTGTCGGTGGACGGCACCAAGATCGACAACCCGGAGGAGGTGCGTGTCCAGCTGCAGGAGCACGAGCCCGGTGACGCGGTGTCCTTCACGCTGCTGCGCGACGGCGAGGAGATCGAGCTGGACGTTCCCACGGGGGAGAGCGACCCTGACACGCTCGAGCCGGACGCGCCGCCGCGCACGATCATCGGCGTCTATCTGGCCAGTGACTTCGATCTGCCCTATGAGGTGACGATCGACGCGGGCAATGTCGGCGGTCCGTCCGCCGGCATGATGTTCTCCCTGGCCATCTACGACAAGATCACCCCCGGACCGCTCACGGGGGGCAAGCGCTTCGCCGGGACCGGCACGATCAACTCGGACGGCACCGTCGGCGGCATCGGCGGGATCGTGCAGAAGATGTATGCCGCCGAGCGGCAGGGCGTGGACTACTTCCTGGCCCCCGCGGCCAACTGTGCCCAGGTCGTCGGGCGGATCCCCGGCGACCTGGAGGTCATCAGGATCGAGAACTTCACCCAGGCGCGGGACATCGTGGAGGCACTGGGCGAGGATGAGGACATCACCGTGCCCCGGTGCTCCTGA
- a CDS encoding PPA1309 family protein, whose product MTEILTKAAADTERHVARLGWDQAPRLFALVRTDSLMEAEPTLRAELEQAPADGLTSIEQEGLRKTSNIESLLGTLGWPEAVDGVAIALERIVVPPEAERDLPLSPTAATEALAAHPTRKDVRLVAAVLRSGESVCLLRQREHDSDDAVAIGKDIAPGLVEALRATLST is encoded by the coding sequence ATGACAGAGATCCTCACCAAGGCTGCCGCCGACACGGAGCGCCACGTCGCCAGGCTCGGATGGGACCAGGCGCCCAGGCTGTTTGCCCTGGTCCGCACAGACTCCTTGATGGAGGCCGAGCCAACGCTGCGCGCAGAGTTGGAACAGGCTCCGGCGGACGGATTGACCTCGATCGAGCAGGAGGGGCTGCGCAAGACCTCCAACATCGAGTCCCTGCTCGGCACGCTGGGCTGGCCCGAGGCCGTGGACGGCGTCGCGATCGCGCTGGAGCGGATCGTCGTGCCCCCGGAGGCCGAGCGCGACCTCCCCCTCAGTCCGACCGCAGCGACCGAGGCGCTGGCAGCCCACCCGACGCGCAAGGATGTGCGCCTGGTCGCGGCCGTCCTGCGCAGCGGCGAGTCGGTGTGCCTGTTGCGCCAGCGCGAGCACGACAGTGACGATGCCGTCGCGATCGGCAAGGACATCGCCCCCGGGCTGGTCGAGGCGCTGCGCGCCACGCTGTCCACCTGA